The following proteins are encoded in a genomic region of Comamonas resistens:
- a CDS encoding aminotransferase-like domain-containing protein, whose amino-acid sequence MLISAAAFDASPTAGQTLPLYQRLAAHYSTAIVLGTLKAGERMPSVRELMARHDISLSTALQVLRYLEEQGSLEARPRVGYFVRAMGTGLPLTSEPDLSQPVQPNPHAHFVGINEHISLLLERGRQAEVYMDIGGCTPPPELFDHVFLNKTVTRLLREHPTLLSQGRSLLANQGNHPLFQQAMARRALASGIRVAPADVLATTGNSEGVSLALAAVASPGDMVAVESPTYYGLLQVVESLQLQTLEIPCSPRTGMSIEALELAFQTQPRLKAVVVVPDLQMPLGARMPDEKKARLVALCAAYGAALIEDDSYGLFVEGAQVKPLKAWDSASGHVIYCQAFNKSLAPGLRQGWMNGGQWHGRIQMLKFAQSRNTQTLGQLVVAEVLGSPTHQRSMEKLRQQLKRQREAMARLVARHFPVGTRMSLPSGGLCLWLEFPQQMSTSELFTAALARGIRIAPGSMFSNSGRYEHCMRLACTHPVNELMERAMKDLGAMACQQLKQSPRS is encoded by the coding sequence ATGCTGATCTCCGCCGCTGCATTTGACGCCTCACCCACCGCAGGCCAGACCCTGCCCCTGTATCAGCGGCTGGCCGCCCACTACAGCACGGCCATCGTCCTGGGCACGCTCAAGGCCGGAGAGCGCATGCCTTCGGTGCGCGAGCTCATGGCCAGGCATGACATCAGCTTGTCCACGGCCTTGCAGGTGCTGCGCTATCTGGAAGAGCAGGGCAGTCTGGAAGCGCGTCCACGCGTCGGCTATTTTGTGCGGGCCATGGGCACGGGCTTGCCCTTGACCAGCGAGCCGGATCTGAGCCAGCCCGTGCAGCCCAACCCGCATGCGCATTTCGTGGGGATCAACGAGCATATTTCCCTGCTGCTGGAGCGCGGCCGTCAGGCCGAGGTCTACATGGATATCGGTGGCTGCACGCCACCGCCTGAACTTTTTGACCATGTGTTCCTGAACAAGACCGTGACGCGCTTGCTGCGCGAGCATCCGACCTTGCTGTCTCAGGGGCGCTCGCTGCTGGCCAATCAGGGCAACCATCCGCTGTTTCAGCAGGCCATGGCCAGACGGGCGCTGGCCTCCGGTATCCGCGTGGCGCCTGCCGATGTGCTGGCCACCACAGGCAATTCCGAAGGGGTGAGCCTGGCACTGGCCGCCGTGGCATCGCCCGGGGATATGGTGGCTGTCGAATCACCGACCTATTACGGCTTGCTGCAGGTCGTGGAGTCGCTGCAGCTGCAAACACTGGAGATCCCCTGCAGCCCGCGCACAGGCATGTCCATCGAGGCGCTGGAGCTGGCCTTCCAGACCCAGCCGCGGCTGAAGGCCGTGGTGGTGGTGCCGGATCTGCAGATGCCGCTGGGTGCGCGCATGCCCGATGAGAAAAAGGCAAGGCTGGTCGCGCTGTGTGCGGCCTATGGTGCGGCGCTGATCGAGGATGATTCCTATGGCCTGTTTGTCGAAGGGGCACAGGTAAAGCCGCTCAAGGCCTGGGATAGTGCCTCCGGCCATGTGATCTATTGCCAGGCCTTCAACAAAAGCCTGGCGCCAGGCCTGCGCCAGGGCTGGATGAATGGTGGCCAGTGGCATGGTCGTATCCAGATGCTGAAGTTTGCGCAAAGCCGCAATACGCAGACACTAGGCCAACTGGTAGTGGCCGAGGTGTTGGGCTCACCCACCCATCAGCGCAGCATGGAAAAGCTCAGGCAGCAGCTCAAGCGCCAGCGTGAAGCCATGGCCAGACTGGTGGCGCGCCATTTCCCTGTGGGGACGCGCATGAGCTTGCCAAGTGGGGGGCTGTGCCTGTGGCTGGAATTTCCGCAACAGATGTCCACCTCGGAGCTGTTCACGGCAGCCCTGGCGCGCGGCATACGCATTGCGCCGGGCAGCATGTTTTCGAACTCCGGCAGGTACGAGCACTGCATGCGGCTGGCGTGCACGCATCCGGTCAACGAGCTCATGGAGAGAGCCATGAAGGATCTGGGAGCCATGGCCTGCCAGCAACTGAAGCAGAGCCCGCGCAGCTAG